A window from Branchiostoma lanceolatum isolate klBraLanc5 chromosome 9, klBraLanc5.hap2, whole genome shotgun sequence encodes these proteins:
- the LOC136442453 gene encoding uncharacterized protein codes for MDNVFADVDTHALLSMEDKELKIYRQKIMAEKQQHDWEMRLLEKERRLAWNSDRVEQSRLVSRLENINKRIQEINQEISRKQTQVMRTLLSDPKLPLQGECTHKKSSKKSDKNENITVLAGMPFLSSTWLGGMGYLEGFQDSQGSTQKQGGLKLDPDAKPFKSPATSIPEHPSIQQTRYHIPVVAETSSPLETKNKDASSQKLPSKDKKKNVVHKRAAETTDEDAKEPVKPRLPRRQSMDPKLLASILNVDEYSVQKQNQVFQRVRLNSDAALRIIADDTQENPEGNEKKTTNKMASSKLQRRASVASMHMSSDLLKVGFPDWKAREKMFPITWPNTKQSPTGCSSVSRDRRNSLPSVSSTTHGKFTKLGSTAPRRKRIVSTPNMKTTSLDKLENVVEESEEHSHKLEREATMKNLIQSVMSINRTFPISLRKKEI; via the exons ATGGACAACGTATTCGCAGACGTAGATACGCACGCCTTACTGTCGATGGAAGACAAGGAGTTGAAGATTTACCGACAAAAGATTAtggcagaaaaacaacaacacgacTGGGAAATGAGACTACTGGAGAAGGAAAGACGACTAGCTTGGAACTCCGACAG GGTCGAACAGAGCCGACTGGTGTCTCGTCTGGAGAACATTAACAAACGCATTCAGGAGATAAACCAGGAAATCTCCAGGAAACAGACACAGGTGATGAGAACGTTGCTTTCAGACCCAAAGCTACCCTTACAAGGAGAATGCACACACAAGAAATCGTCGAAGAAATCGGACAAAAACGAGAACATTACAGTTTTAGCTGGTATGCCATTTCTGTCTTCAACTTGGCTGGGAGGCATGGGGTACCTAGAGGGGTTCCAAGACTCGCAAGGCAGTACCCAAAAGCAAGGAGGTCTCAAACTTGACCCTGACGCAAAGCCCTTTAAGAGTCCAGCAACTTCCATACCAGAGCACCCTTCCATACAGCAGACACGGTACCATATCCCCGTGGTAGCTGAAACATCCAGTCCCttggaaacaaaaaacaaggacGCCTCGTCGCAGAAGTTGCCGTCAAAAGATAAAAAGAAGAACGTCGTCCACAAACGTGCTGCGGAAACCACCGACGAAGACGCCAAGGAACCAGTCAAACCCAGACTACCTCGACGTCAAAGTATGGACCCAAAACTTCTCGCATCCATCTTGAACGTTGATGAATATTCAGTTCAAAAACAGAACCAGGTTTTCCAGAGGGTGAGACTGAACTCAGACGCGGCTCTTAGAATAATCGCCGACGACACGCAAGAAAATCCAGAAGGAAACGAAAAGAAGACAACGAATAAGATGGCCTCGTCCAAGCTCCAGCGTAGAGCGAGCGTAGCATCCATGCATATGTCGAGTGACTTGTTAAAAGTCGGCTTCCCTGATTGGAAGGCTAGGGAAAAAATGTTCCCGATAACGTGGCCGAACACCAAGCAGTCACCGACTGGCTGCAGTTCCGTCTCTCGGGACAGGAGAAACTCCCTACCGTCTGTGTCTTCCACGACTCACGGCAAGTTTACGAAGCTGGGTTCAACTGCTCCAAGAAGGAAGAGAATCGTTTCgacaccaaatatgaaaaccACGTCGTTGGACAAGCTCGAAAACGTGGTCGAAGAAAGCGAGGAACACTCACACAAGTTGGAACGGGAGGCAACCATGAAGAATTTGATACAAAGTGTCATGTCGATCAATCGCACTTTTCCAATATCACTACGGAAGAAAGAAATATAG